The DNA sequence ttcccggccaggggaggaggcagggggcgagaaagagggggaggattgaatgcaagcccatccatgccacgaccctggggcccatccactggcctttgtcatctgtgttttcaaccagggcacctaagacgaaactgcccatatttatacccggggagcccatgggttgaaaccaactcttacccattccccagaggaaactcaccataccccacctttccttcgcaccctccttgggcccagggttatgagaaccagcaaatggtgccaccttacccccaagggaattggccaccccaaggcacccaggtctcggtggcccaaccaaccgcagagtcgcaccctccaaatcctttccgtgcccctctgccagctcaaactgacccgcaattcgttcaagcccctccttccgacttgagaacataaggagagccccaacaggaccttgaagcccttcccctttggactgcgctcaattcccacccctcgtatacccgggggtacagcccaccgtaccccagcatcgcaccccagttcctgttcctcgtaccccagcaccgcaccccagcatcgcaccccagttcctgttcctcgtaccccagcaccgcaccccagcatcgcaccccagttcctgttcctcgtaccccagcatcgcaccccagcatcgtaccccagttcctgctcgtcgcaccccagttcctgttcatcgtaccccagttcctgttcgttgtaccccagatcctgtctaccgcgccccagtccctgtgtcaccgttcccaagtcttcaggcatcgttcctgcttgtgtttttggacttgccgctattgacagcttttgacagttgtttgacagctctccgtgtttttggacttgccgctattgacagcttttgacagccttttgacagctctccgtgtttttggacttgccgctattgacagcttttgacagctttttgacagttctccacattttcggacttaccgctttgacagctttttgacagttctccacattttcggacttaccgctttgacagcttgccctattctgactgcttgccgtttgacagccttttgacagttctccacattttcggacttaccgctttgacagcttgccctattctgactgcttgccgtttgacagccttttgacagttcaccacattttcggactcaccactttgacagcttgccttggtctacctgcttaccgtttgacagctatttgacagcacatcctgtctcctcgttggccacctttgacagctcgccagtgtgactacctgctactttgacagccgtgtgacagctcatcatactctccgatcagctggcttttgacaacccaccgtgcctgcacccgatgttggcatctaaccatgaccggcccgctctccctgaatacgaccagccgaggcgcgtggggaaggtgagtaccaagtctctagggtgtaggtgtggagaaaaggatttgtggttctgcgaaccagatacaaatcttatctccaaatgcgggactgttagggaaaaattccagccaccaccttcccccaccgcgcagcctcctcacgggactcccgcgctgccaaatgcgggacctggaagcctctttcttctctttgcccccccgacgatgagcgggtaccccttcaccacacaagtcgcacaagcaccacataaaaccctcgcgataaagggtttcccccaaaatcccaatctgcgttccgaaaaagcctctggaaaaagcgcttctgtcaaacagcgctccgctggtctccattttctcaatgaacgggaaacccaccaatcaggagcatgcattcagctcagcctgcaaaatggaacgttcagaacagctactatgattcaatcatcaccttcacgcttgactgaacactaagtgggttttgacaggctccctgctgggagaacaatggaatcgaaaccaaaatgtaaccagttgaggaaactattaattataacttgcaacaatgtatcaaatggacaatttagacgctgggtggcccaattttgacagctcgaaatatttattattgtaaaaatccacaactcctgaacgcagtgtccgatttgcttggttcgggtgtctatttgctccttgtaaaataacctttctaacccctcggtccccgccatcctccgatcatcagaagtatattatttcgatactgcataatttttggactctccacttagtggctttcataatcccctaagcagcgagtcacgtccgcaggaggagatgccccctcccgataatccagtcaagcacccgtccatcagttaccatggcagcagacatcctcctaggagcgttctattgtcctgacgcagaggaaaccttcaatgtgtattacacccaccctagatccattcaccggttcctgccatccttcctgatatgcaaaacttgtttttcccctatgtaaattttactgtaacctcctctctcccctccccatctctgacgtttctgtgatgtatttcgctgtgtattctgggcaatggcgggaagttttaaaagtccgggacaccctttgttcggggttcggatcctcctgaaccttgttgcgcaataaactcctttgcttttgctccaatctccggctggtctccattgcctccgcagcgaaccacgggcttcctccgtaggaccgggagctgagccttctcgacccggtaatttccgtaacaattgGCACCGTCCACTTGCAGCAGACTTCATTTAAACTCGCCCCCCCCAggccccctcccctgcagccctgggactcgccccccttctccccactgcgccctatggggaagagagaggaggcttaCAAGATCCCAAAGGATCCCCCGACGCAGAtctggaagaggagaggaaaggaggaagggggaggggatttACTCGGGAGGACCtcgtgtgtccccccccttatttcctgacctctctaggaatgcagctctgttccttttaacccttggcgagccgggctcccccctccctccctccctccctccctctctctgcaaagGCGGAGCCCCGGGCATCGCTGCAGCACCCAGGGGGGTCTTATTGGGGGAAAGTCTGGGCTGGCTTCggagctgctccctcccttggaAACGGAAGCAGGAGCAACACATAATCGGGTTTACGGGCCTTATTCACAccgctccccccccatccccaccccccagttacCTCGGGTCAGCAAAAGGAGGAGCCGAGTTGGAGAAGGAAAATAGGGGTCAGGAGACCTGATTTAAGAGATTTAAAAGGGGTTTCCGGATTTCCCACAATACATCATCGTACGTCATGACATCGTCACAAAAGAGGAGGGGTTGTCATGCAGAAAGGTGAaagtgtcgcccccccccccgcctgtcaTTCCAGCTCCCCACACCTTTgaattcagaacaaaataaaatgaaaaattccttccagtagcaccttagagaccaactaagtttgttcttggtatgagctttcgtgtgcatgcacacttcttcataaggaatttttttattttattttgttttcactatggcagactaacagggccacctacctgtaactttgaaTTCAGGAGCTGCTCCCCCAAAGAACAAGACCAGGATttactcccccgccccccccccccagtctcaagGCTTCCCTTCCTGCGCTTCTCCTCTGAAAGGATCCGGATTCACTCCAGGTTTCTCTCTGGGGTTTGTGCTGCTGCCTCCTATTGCGAAGATGGATTCACACCTGAGGTAGGGGGGGCAAAGGACCTTctgcgggaggggggagggaggggggtcccCGGCTCTACCATCAGCTTGCGGGGTGAAAGGCCTGGAGGGGTCGCCTGGGGTCTCtctcgcccccccaccccaccccaggctaCTTTGTTGTCCCGCAAGAGTTGttacggaaaaatcccaggtgtggaactgcccagccacctggcccttagggataggcccactggtttctgcggagttaaataaaagaagtccagccactggagcaaggacaagacagggtttattgtgcaataggttacagtcaaactgcacaccccagaacagtgttacaagaacttttaaaactcctatcatatcccagaatacagtttggaaatatcattactacatcatcactacatcacgaaagggaagggttatacatgattgacatataggaaagacaagattagcatatggggaaacagagcaatatcagggagatagccctgggccaatgtgaatgggtgttaagtattggcaaggataccctgagcacttatctgggagagaacaatgggattccggttgagggatattagcccagtggcttcctgaagcacccagagattacctgctgaggcatttccctgtgcaagtggtctctcgcctactggatcatggcagagagatgggtccccttaagggcatcactccataccccaaatgagtttactcaggaggagactttgcttaggtgaccccccccccccataatttccgtaacagagTGTCTCTGCAAGGCCGTCCTCCTGGCGGCCCTTCTCCTCCTTTAGTTCAACCCCTCATCCCCAGGGGCCTCAGCAGTGGACCCCCCCCACTCCCTAACAACggaacctctctctctctatatatatgtaaatgttcctgttatgtattgaagttctcaccctaggccactaggggtgtgtgtatatagttcattctgctgcagtttgcactcaggtccgcataattatatataatttacctaaaattttggtttcattcgcctttccgtgctgaaatgtcacaacctgaacgaccatggcttgcccccccctccctagttttgatcctgggtacgcccctgagtcaatgcaaaaaagtaagaacttattcttgttgtttttactaattatactttgcattggctcctatacgttatttattattattgcattaaggtaagaaacaatatatgcagcgttatatttgttttaaatgtcgcaatggttttgcggctcccagttgttgttttttcctttggaaacgggtccaagtggctctttttgtcttaaaggttgcaggcCCCAGGTGTAGGCAGTTGTTGCACATATCCAATAATGACCTTATGGAGCTCTATTTTCACTCGGGTAGAGCTGGGATGCATATTGTGGGAGTTGGAAATATTTCTTATCCCGCCAACCCAGGGGACCAATATCCTGTCCTCCGTGATGGTATGTACAGCGCCACACATCCTCCTGACTTTCAAATGTACATTCAGCTTCCTCCCCAGTGTCATTATGAGTGCTCCTAAATGTGCGAAATAAGACACGCTTTCCACTTTTATCCACCCAACGCCACCTCCAAGGTCTGGGTCCATCCTGCCCCCATTCATAGGTCCACTTGCAGGAGCTCTGTCCCATATACACACCACCATGGGTCCGGGAAATACAAAATTCACCTTCAGGGGGTAACTCTATTCTCCACTTCAGATGCTCACTCCATTCAGGGGTACTATCATTAGTTACTACAGAACGAGCACTTATAATCCATTTGGGACTTAGGGGAAGGGCTCTCCCTATGCCCACATGCCCAACAATTGGTCAGATTAAAAGTGGAAGCCACTTCCTCCATTTGATTTATATACAGATTGTCACCTAAATTTGGCATTAGGTTGGCATCCATTTCACTAGTCAACAAAGCTAATATGAGCCCCCCCCTAGTAACATCTAAGAAGGTACGATTGCCATTGCCCTAGAGTCGTCATGCAGAGGGCAGGGTCGAAGAATCCTCAAGCTTCCCCTTCTGCGTAGAGCAAACCAGCGGCCAGAGTATGGTTGTAGCAGAGGGCAGTTGTCACGGTGCCCGTGGTCAGGCTCGTGAGGAGGGTGgcgcctcctccatgaattcctcTTCAACTCCCTGCCTCTCCACTCAAACCTTTGCTAAAATCCTGCTCTCCTCCTACCTCTCAGTCACAGAGTCTGGGATTTCCGTCTCAAGGACCACCAACGCACCCGCAAATGCCTTTTGCCTTCCACCCAATCCTAAGCGTCTCCTGTTCTGATTTCCATTTATTTGCCTCCTTTTCCGGCTTTTCAGATTTTTCCTCCATTCCATTCATGGAGACAGCtagcatttctgttttctttgtcaGTGTCTCTAGTGGTCAAATTTGTCCACATAAGCTGTTTAAGATAGCAATTTTAGACAGCTCTCAGTCCTTTTAAGAACTCcaattgtttttgtaaataaatttaaCAATGAGGCCAGACTTTCATGAATCCCTCCAATCACGCACTTGGCACTGATATGATTCCTCCCCTGTGTGTATTCTTTGATGAAAGTGAGATTCCctttttgactgaagctctttccacattcctagCACTGatgggtttctcccccgtatgaattagtcgatgggaagtgagactttctttcctggtgaagctctttccacattccacgcactgatatggtttctctcctgaatgaattgtttgatgggaaatgaaactTATTTtccaggtgaagctctttccacattccaagcactgatagggtttctccaccgtatgaattctttgatgggaagtgagactttgtttcctggtgaagctctttccacattccacgcactgatatggtttctctcctgaatgaattgtttgatgggaaatgaaactTATTTTCCTggtgaagttctttccacattccaaacactgatacggtttctcccctgtatgaatcttttgatgggaagtgagactacccttctgactgaagctctttccacattccaggcactgatagggtttttccCCTGCATGAcctctttgatgggaagtgagactttcttTCCAGgtgaaggtctttccacactcttggcactgaaatggtttctcccgtgtatgaatcctttgatgggaagtgagattggagctgtttccgaagctctttccacattccaggcactgatatggtttttctcctatatgaattctttgatggcaagtGAGACTTAATTtccaggtgaagctctttccacactcttggcattgatatggtttctcccctgtatgaattctttgatgggaagtgagaatgGAGCTTCTtccgaagctctttccacattccaggcactgatatggtttttctcctatatgaattctttgatgggaagtgaaacttaatttccaggtgaagctctttccacactcttggcattgatatggtttctcccctgtatgaatcctttgatgggcagtgagatgggagctgctactgaagctctttccacattccaggcactgatatggtttttcccctgtatgacttctttgatgggaagtgagacttctTTTCCAGGTGAAGGActttccacactcttggcactgaaatggtttctcccgtgtatgaatcctttgatggGAATTGAGATGGGAGCTgcgacggaagctctttccacattccaagcactgataggttttctcccctgtatgaattctttgatgggaagtgagatgggagccctgactgaagctctttccacattccaagcactgatagggtttctcccctgtatgaattctttgatggtaagtgagatgggagctgtgactgaagctcttcccacattccaagcactgataaggtttctcccctgtatgaattctttgatgggaagtgagatgggagccctgactgaagctctttccacattccaagcactgatagggtttctcccctgtatgaattctttgatgggaagtgagatgggagctgtgactgaacctctttccacattccaagcactgatagggtttctcccctgtatgaattccttgatgggaagtgaaactgtcttttcgactgaagctctctccacattccaggcactgatatgtcttctcccctgtatgaattctttgatggataaTGAGATTTTCTTTCcacctgaagctctttccacattccaagcactgatagggtttctctccggtatgaattctttgatgggaagcaaATCTTGTTTTGCAggcgaagctctttccacattccaggcactgataggtTTTCTctcttgtatgaattcttttatgggcaGTGAGATGGGAgccctgactgaagctctttccacattccaggcacttatatggtttctcccctgtatgaataaTTCGATGGGCAGTGAGACCTTTTTTGGAgacgaagctctttccacactccaagcactgatagggtttcttctCAAGGCAatttctttgatgggaagaggAATTGGAGCTGTGACTGAAGTTCTCTCCACAGTCTGAATCCTGATAAGGCTCCTCCGCTGTGTGGATTTCCTTGtggttttccttcttcttcatttcTAATTCATCATCACCTGAAACTAAGAGGAAAACAGATTAGAGTCTTGGGAAGAAGTCAGGCCAAAATTATGGAGCAATGCTAATTAATGCTTGTGACAGGGAAGGAACTGAAGGGAGTTAGATGTTATAATGTTCCTTTTGTTCTGTAAAAATGTCTAGTTTCCTATACAATTCAAGTTGAATATTAGATGTTTTCTTTCTCAAGTTTTTAAAAGATAACTGTACAGCTTAACTTGATAACGTCATTTGTTCAGCTTTAAATATGGATCTGTActaatttaaatttcttttgtggctaattttttttaatattgatgTGCATCACCTTAAACCTATTTGGATGTTTTCTTAAATTCTCGACCTCACGGAATGCAGCAGAAACTTGTCATATTAGCTTTATTatttggaattttgcttcaactaCATTGCAGCGTAAAGAAaatgtacctcatacaaacactattcccctcacactaCGACAGCACAACCAAGGAACCCCATaacaccaactgacctcccttctgcacacaactacaaattcaacagtttgatggcacaaggaaaaataCTATTCCtatgcctagacgtttttgtgtataaagtcctgtaacGACGTTCAGATGGAAGcaccgtatttttccgctccataagacgcacctgaccgtaagatgcacctagttttgagggggaaaggggggaaagcaccccttttgaggatcagttcaaagttgtgctgctgctgcttttgcaaagcaaaaaagaccaatttgcaaaaggagcagctcaaagccctttctacagtttccagacagataatctaatcagccagtcacatgtcgctggggaaacgaacagcctcctctgcagaaagggagccagcgatctTATCTTtctccccgatctcttgctgatcagctgtaaagcggcagcctttcaacacccccttctcttgttgtaaaagaaaaagctccagggaccacgcattcgctccataagatgcacagacattcccccttactttccaggaggaaaaaagtgtgtcttgtcttatggagcgaaaaatacggtaacttcttCAGCAATAAAATGGACAACATTATCTAAGACTGCAAAATAGTAAATAACCACCCACACACTGGCAGTGTTTACATATTATGATCAACACTGTCCCTGAGCATGCCTACTATGAAGAGATGGggtatgtttttgtattttatcttttttggaacacctttttttacattttttaaaattatcattattgttaCTACAGGGTTCACTGCCTGAGATTCAAAAAGCCTGGCTCTTTTTTGGGATGGAATTTCTTTAGTCCAGTCATGGAACCTGTGTCATCTCCAATGTCAGTTGACTTTTTGGTCAaccagagagagacagaagcaataacaaaagcaaaaaacttGACTGAAGCCACTTTAACACCCCAAATCACTCTTAAGCCTATATTTAAGAAGGCTTGGGCAGTACAGCCTGATCATGGTTTGCAAAGGAAGAAGTGGAGGAAGAATATTCACAGGGGAAACAATCAGTAGTCATCCATCCAAGGTTTGCTGTGGGAGTGTTAGCATCCCAGGTGCTGTGGGTGGCACTGTTGAGCCCCATCAAAATATCAGAGGTTCGTCACTTAGAGAGATGTCTTGAATTCCAAAACAGATAGGATGATCCAATAGGGAGTCTTACCGAGTGAGTTGAACatcccacgattctcctccatgacctcctgatgcagagctctctggtcaggatccagcaacgcccactcctcatcAGTGAAATGCAAagctacatcttcaaagcacactggaccctaacagaaaaggaaaaaggctGTCCTCTTAGAGAACATTCACGTGATCCATTACACTTGGCCCTCTTGTTTTCTACAGCGGCCAGACCCCTCTCTGCCTTcctcatcccactctcctgctgcagcttctgcctctgagtcggggctgctctctgccacagactccctctGCTCCCTGAGCCCTGTTCCCTCCCCAGCTtcagacacctcctcctcccaccattcctctgcacccAAGTGTGTCCAGCCAGTCTGCATCCAAGCAGTCTTTCCCCACAAAGCTCCTCCCCCCTACCTGATCTGGGTCCACAGCCACAGCCACtgcctcccctccaccaccatgAAAAGATGAAGGAGCAGGTCCTGgtggcatcattctgtcacctgggagagacaaaggaa is a window from the Lacerta agilis isolate rLacAgi1 chromosome 8, rLacAgi1.pri, whole genome shotgun sequence genome containing:
- the LOC117050810 gene encoding zinc finger protein 883-like; translation: MEENRGMFNSLGDDELEMKKKENHKEIHTAEEPYQDSDCGENFSHSSNSSSHQRNCLEKKPYQCLECGKSFVSKKGLTAHRIIHTGEKPYKCLECGKSFSQGSHLTAHKRIHTREKTYQCLECGKSFACKTRFASHQRIHTGEKPYQCLECGKSFRWKENLIIHQRIHTGEKTYQCLECGESFSRKDSFTSHQGIHTGEKPYQCLECGKRFSHSSHLTSHQRIHTGEKPYQCLECGKSFSQGSHLTSHQRIHTGEKPYQCLECGKSFSHSSHLTYHQRIHTGEKPYQCLECGKSFSQGSHLTSHQRIHTGEKTYQCLECGKSFRRSSHLNSHQRIHTREKPFQCQECGKSFTWKRSLTSHQRSHTGEKPYQCLECGKSFSSSSHLTAHQRIHTGEKPYQCQECGKSFTWKLSFTSHQRIHIGEKPYQCLECGKSFGRSSILTSHQRIHTGEKPYQCQECGKSFTWKLSLTCHQRIHIGEKPYQCLECGKSFGNSSNLTSHQRSHAGEKPYQCLECGKSFSQKGSLTSHQKIHTGEKPYQCLECGKNFTRKISFISHQTIHSGEKPYQCVECGKSFTRKQSLTSHQRIHTVEKPYQCLECGKSFTWKISFISHQTIHSGEKPYQCVECGKSFTRKESLTSHRLIHTGEKPISARNICVGGSFGIL